The genomic window TCGCCCCGGAGGGGGAGAACGGGCGCAGCCTCGCGCAGCTGGACGCCGAGCACAAGAACCGGATCAGCCACCGGGCCCGGGCCATGGCAGCGGCCCTGCCGCCGCTGCTCGACCTGCTGCACGCGTCCGGCAGCGGCCACGCGGGCGCCCCGCTCGAACCGGAGTCCGAGGTCTGACCCATGACGTTCGCCTGCGGATACCTCCCGTTCGCCCGAGCCGTGGAAGCGGTCCTGGCGGAGGCCGGTGTCAGCGTGGAGCGCTCGGAGTGGGAGCTGCACGCGGGCGGGTCCGCGCACATCGTGGTCAACGCCGGGCACATGATGAGCGTGCGGATTGCCAAGAACCCCATGTCGGGGGAGAACGTCAGGCGCCGCACACGCGCACTGTCCCGCCTGCCGGAGTTCGACTTCGCGGTGCCCCGCCCCCTGACTCCCGTGATCCAGGACGGGCGCTACACCGCGGTGGGCATGACGTGGATCCCCGGGGCACCCCGGGATCCCGGCCCCGTGGACCCCGCGCAGCTGCACCGGGTGCTCGAGCAGATCCGCCACGCGGACGCATCAGCGGCCGAGCCATGGCTGGACCGCCCCGGTCAGCACTGGGGCGGGCACCGGCGGCGCCACGTGCTGCTGGAGCAGGTGCTGCCCCGGCTGCTGCCCCGCAACCGGGACCGCGCCCTGCACGCCATCCAGGACCTCGTGGCGCTGGAGAACGTGACGCCGCGGCTCGTGCACGGTGACCTGATGGGCTCCAACATGCTGTGGCAGGGGGATCACCTGGTCGGGGTGATCGACTGGGACCACGCGTGCCTGAGCGATCCCGCCTACGACGTCGCGTCCCTGGGTCTGTGGTTCGGCTGGCCCAGCGTGCGTGCGGCCACCGACGAGGAGTGCTTCGAGCGCGCCCGGCTGCACGCCAGGATCTTCCCGCTGCAGGCCGTGGCGTACGCGCTGCACCACGAGCTCGACACCGCGCAGGTCCGCCAGGCCGTGGAGAAGGCGGACGCGTGGTACGAGACCCGGGCGGTCGCCGTCGCGTGAGGCCCGGTGCCCGTGTCGGACCCCGTCCCTAGGGTGGACACGTGCCTGTCAGCTTCACCGCCATCGACTTCGAGACCGCCAACCGCAGCCTCGCCTCCGCGTGCGCCCTGGGCGTGGTGCGGGTGCGGGACGGGCAGGTGGTCGACACCAGGTACTCCCTCATCCGGCCGCCGGCCGGCCACGACGCCTTCGAACCCGGCAACGTCCGGATCCACGGCATCCGGCCCGCCGAGGTCACGCACGCACCCACGTTCGACAGGCTGTGGGACTGGATGTGCGAGAACATCACGCCAGAGGACCCCGACGCCGTGCTCGTCGCGCACAACGCTGTGTTCGACACCGGCGTGGTCAAGGCCGCCAACCGCGCGTGCGGTCGGGACCCGAGGCCGTGGGACTACGCCTGCACGCTGCGCCTCGCGCGCGCGGCGTACACGCTGCGCTCCTATGCCCTGCCCTCGGCCTCCCGGGCGGCGGGCGCGGAGGTCGAGGACCACCACAACGCCCTCAGCGACGCGCTGGCGTGCGCGGGCATCGTCCTGGACCTCGCCCGGCGCAGCGGGGCGGACACGATGCCGGATCTCGCCGCCCACTACGGTGTGCGCCTCCAACGGGCGCTGCTGTGACGCGCCCGATCTGATCCGGAACCACGCGCAGCGCAGGGGCTGCCGCGGCCGCACCTCAGCGGTGCGTGCTCCCGTGCGGGGTCACGGCCGCCAGAGTGAGAGCCAGGTCTCGGCCAGCGTGAGGAGCTCGGAGCGGGTGGCGAGTGCCACCGGGGCCTGCGCGGACTCCCCGGGAGCCTCGAGTCCCCAGCGCGCGGCCGCCACGGTGGTGGTCACGGCCCGCGCGGCTGCCTGGACCGTGTCGTCCCCGGGCAGCATGTCGGAGGCGCACCGGGCGACGTCGTCCCCGGAGTCCTGCGCCGTGGCGTCCGTGCCAGCGGCCGCTTCGAGCAGGGCGGCCAGTCCGCGCACGAGGGCGGTGGACGCGGCGTGCTCCGGTGCGGGGGCCGGTTCTGCGGGGTCCAGCAGCGCGCGGCGTGACCCGGGGTTTGTGCACGCGTGCAGCAGGTCCAGGGTGTGCGGGGCGGGGCGGGTGAGCAGGCCGCACACGCGGGCGGTCTCGGCCACCACCTCACGCAGTTCCGCCCCCGACGCACGGGCGCGGACCGCGGCGTGGACCGCCAGCGCCATGCCCACCGCGGCGGTCTGGGCCTCCGGGCTGCCGTGGGTGATGGCCGCGGAATCGACCGCGAGGGCCACGAGAGGCTTCCAGCCGATGCCCGGCAGCACACCGTAGGGGGCGGTGCGGGCCAGGAGCTCGGGGCTGCCGGCGAGCGGCAGCACGGGCCGCATGACCTCGCCCAGAGCGCCGGTGGTCAGCGCATCGAACGTGTCCCCGCCGTGCTCACCCGGCGCGGCGAGAGTGGGGTGCTCCCGGTCGAAGCCGTCGGACGGTGGGTGGGGTGCATCCTCTGGCAGCCGCGCGCCGTTCTCGACCGCCCAGCGCAGGTACGCCAACCACGCACACGCGGTGGGATCGGCGTTCTGCCCGTCCGCGGCCCAGCGGGCCACCTCGTTCAGTGCGCTGACCGTGCGGGCGGCCAGTTGGGTGGACTGGTCGGGCCCCGGACCACCGGAGGCCACCCAGGGGGCCAGGACCACGCCGCGCACCGACCCCGGATAGGAGTCCGACGCCGCGTCCAGCCCGTGGTCTCGGTCCAGCAGTTCGGTGGGGTGCTCACGTGTCATGGGCCCAGTCTAGGAAGCCCGCGGGCCGGGGGTGGCCACGGCTAGAGACGGCACGGCCGGGGACGGCACGGGTCAGCGGGTCGAGCCCGGGCAGCCCACGCCCGAGGGGTTGATCCTGCAGTCGTCCGCCACGTTGTGCACGGTGGCCCGCCACACGCTCAGCCCCACGGGGGGCGAGGTGACCTGGTTGTAGCCCATGACCGGCTGCCACCCGGTGTCGGCGATGTTGTACTCGCCGTAGAACGAGGTGGTCAGCACCACGGAGAAGTCACCGGTGGAGCGGTACACGTGCGACGTGTCGGTGGGAACGTCCCACTGACCGTCGGCCAGGGGAGCGCCCGTCAGCGGAGTGGGGCCCAGGGTGGCCCCGTCGCCGTAGTTCCAGGTGTACTGCACGGGGTAGGCGCGCACGGACACGGGGTACCCGCCCAGGGTGGTGGTGAACGTCTGGGGCTGGGCCACCGCGTACACGTTGGTGTTCATGTTCTTGAGGGTGTCGGGTGCGGGTTGCACGTGGCTCTCCGCGGGCGCCACCGCCAGCCGCTGGAAGTCCTGGATGGTGAAGACGGGCAGGGACACGAAGCCGTCCTCCCCGGCGCCGTCCGCCTGCGCGTTGGACACGCACATCTGCGTGCCGCGTGCCGATCGCTGACCGTCCGAGGCCCCGCCCACCACGATGTCCATGTTCACGCCGGCCGCACCGGAATCGTCTGTGCACTCCTGCTGGGAGCGGCACCCGCGCAGGGCGGCGCCCTTCTCACCCGTGCACGGGTCCTGCAGGCCGTACGTGGTCCGGTTCTTGGCCGTGTCCATGAGGCGGGCGTTGAAGAAGATGGAGTCGTCATTCGACATCAGGGCATTCCGCAGAGCGCGCTGAAAATCTGGATCGGTATCGGGGTTCCATGTGTCAGAAGCAGAGCCAGATTGGCCGCCAGTGCGACCTGCAGGACCTCCGATTCCTGCAGTACCTCCATTAGGATGCACCGTTTTACTGAGGGAAATTGAAATATCGGAGCCGCTTGCTTGTGCATCGGAAGTTGCGAGACCGGCTTCGTCACCCTGACCCCATCCGTCTGCGGAGTCAGCTGCGCTCGCGGGACTCTGCATCGTGAATGCAGCTAGAAATAAAATTGATGCAACCGCAATAAGCGCGCATGTTTTTGTGTACCACTGGGAGTAAATCACAATGAGCCCCGAGGAGAGGCCGTTACATAGATCCAGTTCCCGCCGCTGTAAATGAGCGAAGTGTCTAGAATTTTATCACTTTCATATGGGGCTTGCCGACTTGCGGTTTTCCCATGATCCACAACCAGGAACCCTGCACTTTTTGCATTCACTGGCATCGTGTACTCGCCTGTCGTGCGTTTCACGAACGTGCCGGGGAGGATGGTTGCAGACTCGGACCCTCCAGCCATCCAAGACCCGGACTTATATATTTCCTCAATGCGTCCGTATTGGGCGGAGCATCGATCACACGTCGTCGATGTGAGCTCTCGAATAATGCTCGTGTCGCCAGTCTGGATGGAGTACCACTGCGCATCCGCCCGGTAGTTCAGGAACGCCTGCGCGCCGGCCTCTGTCTCCTGCGCGGCCTCCTTGGGCATCACCGGTTTCGGCACGTTGCGGGCGGGATGCTCCAGGGTGGCGGGTTCGTAGTCGTCCGGGACCTTCTGGCCCGTCGCGAGAACGGTGGGCTCCTGGGGGCGCCAGTCCTCGGGCAGCGGGGACGACGATCCCGTGGTGGAGGCGCTGGCAGAGGCGGGTGGGGTGCTGGGCGAGGCGGCGTCGTCGTGCGAGGAAGCGCTGGACGCGGTGGGCTGGGGGGAGGCGGAGCCGTCCGCCGCGGGGCCACCCCCGCAGCCACTCAGCGTGAGTGCCGCGACTCCGGCGACCACCAGGGCGCGTGCCCCCACTCGTGCGGACCGTGCATGCTGCATGTGCCGTGAACTCCCTGCGTCGCGGACCCGGTGTGATGCACCGGACATTTCCCAGAGCATAGAGCGGGAACGCTCGCCTCAGGGGGCGCATTCACGCAATTGTGGACAACGGAGAACATGCACATGCATGACGCCAGGTCAGCGGGGTGCCGACCGCGCGACCACCGCGGAGAATTCATCATGTTTCAGGCGCCCACGCCCTGGAAACGATGCATAATCATGGACTTGGGGGGGGCGTTGCCCTCACGGCCCGGCGTCCGATCTGCACCGGGTGCCGATCCGCTCGTGGATGTCCGAGGGCCCCGTTACGGTGAGCCCATGCTGATGCTGCACACCTCCGACTGGCACCTGGGACGCACGTTCCACGGGGTCGACATCCTGGACGTCCAGGCTCGGGCCATGACGGAGATCGTCGCGTGGGTCCGTGAGTACGACGTCTCGGTGGTGCTCGTCTCCGGGGACGTCTACGACCGTGCCCAGCCCCGCACGGAGGTGGTGGAGCTGCTCAACCGCACACTGGGTGAGATCCGTGAGGCCGGGGCCCAGGTGGTCCTCACGAGCGGCAACCACGACTCCCCGGCCCGTCTCGGCTTCGGGTCGCAGATCATGTCCCATGGCGGCGTCCACCTGCTGACCACACTTGAGGACGCATGGCGGCCGGCGCTGTTCACGCAGCGCGACGGTCGGCTCACGGTGTCCCGGGGCGCAGTGCCGGCGGGAGAGCCCTCCGCCGGTTCCCCCGTCGCCGCCGCGGAGGACACCACGGTGGCCGTCTACGGCATCCCCTACCTAGAACCGCGCGCCGCCGCGCCCCTCCTGGACTGTGCACCCACCCACCAGGGTGTCCTGGGTGCGGTGACGGCGCGGATCGACGACGCCCGCAACCGTCCCGGGGTCCCCACCGTGGTGATGGCCCACGCCTTCGTCACGGGCGCCGAGCCCACCGACTCGGAGCGGGTGGTCGACTCGGGCGGACTGGGCACGGCGTCCGCGGAGATTTTCGCGGGACACGACTACACCGCCCTGGGCCACCTGCACCGACGGCAGCGCGTCATCGAGACCGTGCGCTACAGCGGATCGCCCGTGGCCTACTCGTTCTCGGAGGCGGAGCACTCCAAGGGTGCGTGGCTCGTGGACGTGCGGTCCGACGGCGTGCACGGGGTGACGCCCCTGGACCATGCGTCCGGGATGCGCCTGGCCCGGCTCAGGGGACAGCTCGACGCGCTGCTGACGGAGCCGGAGCACACCCGTGCCCAGGACGCCTGGTGCCAGGTGGTGCTCACGGACGCCGAACGCCCCGCCGCGGCCATGGAACGGGTCCGCACCCGGTTCCCCCACACCGTGGAGCTGCGCTGGGAACCGGAGGGAAGCCGGGCCGCCACCCCGCTGGGCTACAGCGCACGAGTCGCCGGTGTCGCCAGCCCGGGGGAGCTGTGCGCCCGGTTCTACGACCACGTCCGGGGCCGGTCGCTCTCGCCGTCCGAGGCCGCCGAGCTGGACGACGCGGTGGCGGCCGTGTGCGAGAAGGGAGCCGGGCGATGAGACTGCACCGGATGGAGATCACGGCGTTCGGGCCGTTCGCCGGCCAGGAGGTCGTGGACTTCGAGGGGCTCAACCGCGCCGGGGTGTTCCTGCTCAACGGGGAGACGGGTTCCGGCAAGACCAGCGTGCTGGACGCGATCTGCTTCGCGCTCTACGGAACGGGACCCACCACGGCGGCCAAGGGCGGACGCAAGGCCCAGCACAGCGACCACGCCGACCCCCACACCGGGCCACGGGTGGACGTCGAGTTCTCGGCCGGGGGTCGCCGCTGGCACGTGAGCCGCACGCCCGCGTGGCGAGAGCCCTCCTCGCGCGCCGCCTCGGGATGGACCGAACGCCACGCCACCGTGCTGCTGCGCGAGTCGGTCGAGGGCCAGTGGATGGAGCGTGGCTACCGGCCGGACGACGTGGGGCAGCAGATCCACCACGCGATCGGGCTGGACCGCGAGCAGTTCACCCAGGTCATGATGCTGCCCCAGGGCCGTTTCGCCCGTTTCCTGCAGGCCGGGTCCAAGGAACGGGAGGAGCTGCTGGAAACCCTCTTCGGCACCGATGTGTACGCCGGGATCCAGGACGAGCTCAAGGCCCGGGCGGATCACGCCAAGCAGCAGCTGCGGGACGCGGGCGCCGAGGCGCAGCGCACCGAGGAGCTGCTGGAACGCTTCCGCGCCAGGCTGCTCGCGGCCGTGGAGGAGCTGCCCGCTCGAGCCCAGGACGAGGTCGAGGGGACCCCGGTGGCGTCGTGGGCGCCGCGGGAACAGGCGGTGGACGAGACCGGGCCATCGGACGGGCCCGCGCAGTGGACGGACCCCACGGGGGAGACCCCGAGCGCCACGGGCAATGAGGACGACGGCCGCGGTCCGGAGGATGCCCGCGACGTCACTGCCCGGTGGGCGGACCTCGCCGGGGCCGGTGGTGCGCTCGTGGACGCGGTGGACCGCGCTCGTCAGCGAGCCGCCGAGGAGTTCACGGTGGCCCAGCGCAGGGCCGCTGGGCTCGAGGCCGCGCGGGAACGGCTGGACCACTTCGACAGCCTCACCCGACGGCGCGAAAAACTGTCCGAGGAGCACGAGCGCGCGCAGGACGCCGCCCGCACGCTGCAGGAGCACGACGCCGCGCACCAGCTCCAGGACGTCGTCCAGGCCTCTCGCACGGCCACCCGGGAGGAGACGGAGGCGGCGCAGCGCGTCAGCGATCTCCGCACCGAACTCGCCCCGCAGAGCCCGCCGGGGCGCTCCGGCCGCCAGGTGCTGGCGGAGCACGCCCCGCTGCTGGACGAGCAGCTGGCGGCGAGGGCGTTCTCGGCGTCGTTGCGCGATGCCGCCGTGGCCGCGCGGGAGGCGGCCCGCCGGGCCGTCGAACGGGCCGGGGCCCTGGAGCGGGACCGGGCCGACATGGAGCGCGAGACCCGGCACCTGCAGCAGCTGGAGGGGGCGGAGCAGCAGCTGCGGGAGCGGATGGAGGGCGAACGCGTGGCCCTCGCCGAACGGGAGCACGACCTGGAGCAGCTGCGCTCGGACACCAGGGACGAAGCCCTCGTGCGAGAGCGGGCCCGCAGTGCACGGGCCGCGGTGGAGGCGAGCCGGGACTACGAGCACGCCAGGGCCACGGCGGAGCAGCGGGGCCGGGACTACGAGCGGGACGAGACCGCCCGCCGGGAGGCCGCCCGTCACGTGGAGGGGCTGGAGGCGCTGCGCTTCGAGCACGCGGCCTCGGCACTGGCCGAGGAGCTGGCACCGGGGGCACCGTGCCCGGTGTGCGGTTCCACGTGCCACCCCGAACCGGCCACCGCGGCTCCGGGTGACGAGGTCACGGTGGCGGACCTGGAGCGTGCCCGGGCCGCACGGGACGCCGCACAGGACACTGCGGATGCCTCCCACGCCACGTGGCAGCGGGCCCAGCACGCCGCCGCCGAGGCCCTGGGACGCGGGGCGGAGGAGGATCTCGACGCCGTGGTGGAACGCGCACGGCGGGCCGCCGAGGAGGAGACCGAGCTCGTCGCGCGGCTCGAGCGGGCGGAGCGCATCGCCCGCGCGGTCGCCTCGGGGCGCGAGACGCTCGCCGAGGTGGAGGAACGTGCTGCGAGCACGAGTGCCGAGGCCGCCAGCGCACGGATCCGGGTGGACGCGGCGGCACAGCACTGCGACCGTGAGCGCGAGCAGCTCGCGCAGAGCCTGCGAGGCTTCAGGGACGCCCCGCGGTTCCTGGAGCACGCCGAGCAGCTGCTGGAGCACCTCGACGCTTGGGAGAGCGCCCACAGGGCGCACGAGCAGGCCCGGGAGCACGCCCGACTCAGCACGCACGCTCTGGAACGCGCGGTGTCCGCCTCACCGTTCGACGGCGCGGCGGACGTCTCCCGCGCACTGCTGGAACCGGGGGAGGCCCGGGAGCTCCGGACCTGGTGGGAGGCCCACGAGCGGGATGCCGCCGCCCTCGACGCCGAGCTCGCCACGGAGGAGATGCGCCGCGCCGCGGCCCTCGACGGGCCGGAACGCGAGGAACTCTCCGACGCCGCCCTGTCCCGCGCGGCCCTCGCGCGCGACGATCTGGACATGCTGCGTGACCGGCTCACCCGGCAGCTCGGGGGTCTGCACGCCCTCGTCGAGGACATCACCGCCACCGCGAGCCAGATCCCGGATCAGGACGCCCGCCACCGCGGCATCCGGGAGCGCGCGGCCACGCTCGGCGGTCTCGCGGACGTGGCCACCGCCACGTCCTCCGAGAACTCCCTGCGCATGACCCTGACCTCGTTCGTGCTCGCGGCCAAGCTCGAGCAGGTGGCCGCCGTGGCCTCCGAGCACCTCAGCCGCATGTCCTCCGGTCGCTTCACCCTGGTGCACACGGACCAGACCCGGGGCGGCGGCAAGTCGGGGCTCGGCCTCGAGATCGACGACTCCTGGACCGGTGTGCGCCGCGGCACCGAGACGCTGTCCGGGGGTGAGTCCTTCTTCACCTCCCTCGCGCTGGCCCTCGCGCTCGCGGACGTGGTGCGGGCGGAGGCCGGTGGCCGGGACATCGACACGTTGTTCGTGGACGAGGGTTTCGGCTCCCTGGACGAGCAGACCCTGGAGCAGGTGCTGGAAACCCTCGACGGGCTGCGCCGTGACGGACGGGTGATCGGCGTGGTGTCCCACGTCAGCGAGATGAAGCAGCGGATCGACACGCAACTGGTCGTGACTAAGACCCCCCAGGGCTCCCACCTCGGCATCGAGGCGGACCCGTGGTCTCCCGCGTAGGCTGACGCTCGTGAACTCCACCACCCGTGACCGCGCGCCGTCCTCCGCAGCCCGGGCTCCCCGCGTCGGACGGATCGGCAGCGACCTCCAGCTGAGCACCATCACGCTGCTGCTGCGCCTTCCGCAGGTCATGGCCCCGCTGGGCGTGCTCACGTGGCTCGCCGTCTCGGCCTCCTCCGCGTGGGCCGCGGCGCTCGGGGCCGCAGCCCTGTGTCTGGGCATGGCCGTGTGCGGGCTGGGCATGGCCGTGTTCGCCACGGTCCGGTGGCGGCTGTGGGCGCTCGCGGCCATCTCCGTGATCCAGGGCATCGTGATGTGGCAGCTCTCCCGCGTGGACGTCAGCGCGGTCTCCACCACCTGGGACGCCGCGGGCGAGTTCGCCCCGTTCTTCGTGGCCGGCCTGTCGCTCGCACCCATGGGCCTCGCCGCGCGACTGCGGTGGGCGTCGGTCTTCGCCGGTGAAGAGCGCCCCGGGGCCTTCGGGGCCGCGATGCGGCGCGAATCCGTCAACGAGGCCCTGGCCACCGTGCTCGGCGCCGCGCTCACGGGACTGCTGGCGGTGCTGGCCGGCCCCTCGTCCGTGCTGCGGGCCTCGGCAATCCTGTCCGTGCTCATCATGCTGCTGTTCGTGCTGCACCCCTCGGCGCGTCAGCCGCAGGCCAACATGCCCGTGCACCTGTGGCGCCAGGACCACTGGCCCACCCGCGCGCAGCGGCGCACCGCGTTCCGGCTGCGCCACGGGGTGCTCTACGGGATCGCGGCACTCAACGCGCTGCTGGGCGCGGCCCAGGGCTGCCTTGCGGTGTACTCGGTGTCCCTGGACACCGTGGAAAGCATGGGGGTCATGTACGCGCTGCTCGGTTTCGGGGCAGCGGTGGGCTCCACGCTGGCCGTGCGCTTCCGGCACCGGGTCACGGCGGCCAACATGTGGGTGCTCGTGGCCACCGGCGCGCTGCTGACCTCCATGCTGCTGTCCGGGCCCTCCGGCGCGCTCGGCTACGCCCTGGTGCTCATGGCGGTCGGCTTCTTCTCCGGCCCGTGCCTGCTGTGCATCCACAGCTGCGCGGGCCAGGTGGACATGGCCCGCGGCTACCTCGGACTCGTGGCCCTCATGAACATCGCCACCGGCGCGGCCACGGCCGTGGGGCTGATCGTGTGCGCGTACCTCGGGGTGCGGTGGGACTACATGTCCGCGGCGATGATCCCCGTGGCCGCCGCCATGGCCCTGCTGGGGTCCGCCCTCGTGTTCTGCTACGGACTGCGTCGCACCCCCGGCCCCGATCCCAGGATCTGAGCGGCCGGTACCCGAGCCACTCCGCGGTTGGGCACGATGCCGCCGCGGCGTCACGCCACCGCGCACGCGTGCGCCCCGCATGACGTCGATGCCCGGCTCAAGCACCCCTCCCGTCCCTACCATTCCGCCCGCCGCCACCGTCCCGCCCGGCTCCACCATTCCCCACAGCTGCACCCCTCCGCACAGCACGACGCCGCCGCGGAACCGTGCTCTCGCATGGCGGTTCCGCGGCGGCGTCGTCGGGCAACGGCCGGAACGCCACCCGGCCGGTGGTCGGGCCGACGCGCTCGGGGGCGCGTCGGCGTCGGCTCAGTGGCCGCGGGCGATCCACTCGCCGAGGTGGGGCTTCTCCTCGCCCACGGTGGTGGGGTCACCGTGCCCGGGGAGCACCAGGGTGTCCTCCGGGAGGGCGAGGAGCCGCTTCTCGATCGAGGCAATGATCGTGGGGAAGTCCGAGTACGAGCGTCCCGTGGCGCCCGGACCACCCTGGAAGAGGGTGTCCCCGGTGAAGATCACGCCGTGCTCCCCGAGCTGCGGGGCGTGGAAGACCACGGAGCCGGGGGAGTGCCCCGGCGTGGCCAGCACCGTGAACTCCACGGTCCCGGTCACCAGCTGCTGACCGTCGTGCAGCGGCTCGGGCTCGGGACCCTGCGGGTGGACGTCGTGCCACAGCATGAGGTCCTCGTGGCTCATGAGCACCGGGGCGTCCGTGCCCAGTTGCTCCACGAAGTCCCGGACGGCCTTGATGTGGTCGTCGTGGCCGTGAGTGAGCAGCACGTGGGTCACGGTGCGCTCACCGACCGCGGCGATCACCGCGTCCGGGTCGTGCGCGGGGTCGATGACCACGCACTCGGCGGCGCCACCGACGATCCACACGTTGTTCTCCACCTCCCAGGAGCCGCCGTCGAGGTTGAAGGTTCCCTCGGTCACGCACTTCTGGACGGTCACGCCACCGCTGGGATCGGTGAGGACGGTCTCCGGGTGGGCGCTCACCGTGCCAGCTCCACCACGGAGCGCAGCACCTTGCCGGCGCGCATGGTGTCGAACGCCGCCTCGACGTCCTCCAGGCCGATGCGCTCCGACACGAAGGCGTCGAGGTCCAGACGACCGAGGACGTACTGGTCCACGAGCATCGGGAAGTCGCGGGAGGGCAGCGTGTCCCCGTACCACGCGGACTTGACGGAGCCTCCCCGGGAGAACACCTCGTCCAGCGGCAGGTCCACC from Kocuria rhizophila DC2201 includes these protein-coding regions:
- a CDS encoding DUF6318 family protein, with the translated sequence MLWEMSGASHRVRDAGSSRHMQHARSARVGARALVVAGVAALTLSGCGGGPAADGSASPQPTASSASSHDDAASPSTPPASASASTTGSSSPLPEDWRPQEPTVLATGQKVPDDYEPATLEHPARNVPKPVMPKEAAQETEAGAQAFLNYRADAQWYSIQTGDTSIIRELTSTTCDRCSAQYGRIEEIYKSGSWMAGGSESATILPGTFVKRTTGEYTMPVNAKSAGFLVVDHGKTASRQAPYESDKILDTSLIYSGGNWIYVTASPRGSL
- a CDS encoding MBL fold metallo-hydrolase; translated protein: MSAHPETVLTDPSGGVTVQKCVTEGTFNLDGGSWEVENNVWIVGGAAECVVIDPAHDPDAVIAAVGERTVTHVLLTHGHDDHIKAVRDFVEQLGTDAPVLMSHEDLMLWHDVHPQGPEPEPLHDGQQLVTGTVEFTVLATPGHSPGSVVFHAPQLGEHGVIFTGDTLFQGGPGATGRSYSDFPTIIASIEKRLLALPEDTLVLPGHGDPTTVGEEKPHLGEWIARGH
- a CDS encoding 3'-5' exonuclease; amino-acid sequence: MPVSFTAIDFETANRSLASACALGVVRVRDGQVVDTRYSLIRPPAGHDAFEPGNVRIHGIRPAEVTHAPTFDRLWDWMCENITPEDPDAVLVAHNAVFDTGVVKAANRACGRDPRPWDYACTLRLARAAYTLRSYALPSASRAAGAEVEDHHNALSDALACAGIVLDLARRSGADTMPDLAAHYGVRLQRALL
- a CDS encoding AAA family ATPase; the encoded protein is MRLHRMEITAFGPFAGQEVVDFEGLNRAGVFLLNGETGSGKTSVLDAICFALYGTGPTTAAKGGRKAQHSDHADPHTGPRVDVEFSAGGRRWHVSRTPAWREPSSRAASGWTERHATVLLRESVEGQWMERGYRPDDVGQQIHHAIGLDREQFTQVMMLPQGRFARFLQAGSKEREELLETLFGTDVYAGIQDELKARADHAKQQLRDAGAEAQRTEELLERFRARLLAAVEELPARAQDEVEGTPVASWAPREQAVDETGPSDGPAQWTDPTGETPSATGNEDDGRGPEDARDVTARWADLAGAGGALVDAVDRARQRAAEEFTVAQRRAAGLEAARERLDHFDSLTRRREKLSEEHERAQDAARTLQEHDAAHQLQDVVQASRTATREETEAAQRVSDLRTELAPQSPPGRSGRQVLAEHAPLLDEQLAARAFSASLRDAAVAAREAARRAVERAGALERDRADMERETRHLQQLEGAEQQLRERMEGERVALAEREHDLEQLRSDTRDEALVRERARSARAAVEASRDYEHARATAEQRGRDYERDETARREAARHVEGLEALRFEHAASALAEELAPGAPCPVCGSTCHPEPATAAPGDEVTVADLERARAARDAAQDTADASHATWQRAQHAAAEALGRGAEEDLDAVVERARRAAEEETELVARLERAERIARAVASGRETLAEVEERAASTSAEAASARIRVDAAAQHCDREREQLAQSLRGFRDAPRFLEHAEQLLEHLDAWESAHRAHEQAREHARLSTHALERAVSASPFDGAADVSRALLEPGEARELRTWWEAHERDAAALDAELATEEMRRAAALDGPEREELSDAALSRAALARDDLDMLRDRLTRQLGGLHALVEDITATASQIPDQDARHRGIRERAATLGGLADVATATSSENSLRMTLTSFVLAAKLEQVAAVASEHLSRMSSGRFTLVHTDQTRGGGKSGLGLEIDDSWTGVRRGTETLSGGESFFTSLALALALADVVRAEAGGRDIDTLFVDEGFGSLDEQTLEQVLETLDGLRRDGRVIGVVSHVSEMKQRIDTQLVVTKTPQGSHLGIEADPWSPA
- a CDS encoding exonuclease SbcCD subunit D — translated: MLMLHTSDWHLGRTFHGVDILDVQARAMTEIVAWVREYDVSVVLVSGDVYDRAQPRTEVVELLNRTLGEIREAGAQVVLTSGNHDSPARLGFGSQIMSHGGVHLLTTLEDAWRPALFTQRDGRLTVSRGAVPAGEPSAGSPVAAAEDTTVAVYGIPYLEPRAAAPLLDCAPTHQGVLGAVTARIDDARNRPGVPTVVMAHAFVTGAEPTDSERVVDSGGLGTASAEIFAGHDYTALGHLHRRQRVIETVRYSGSPVAYSFSEAEHSKGAWLVDVRSDGVHGVTPLDHASGMRLARLRGQLDALLTEPEHTRAQDAWCQVVLTDAERPAAAMERVRTRFPHTVELRWEPEGSRAATPLGYSARVAGVASPGELCARFYDHVRGRSLSPSEAAELDDAVAAVCEKGAGR
- a CDS encoding phosphotransferase family protein: MTFACGYLPFARAVEAVLAEAGVSVERSEWELHAGGSAHIVVNAGHMMSVRIAKNPMSGENVRRRTRALSRLPEFDFAVPRPLTPVIQDGRYTAVGMTWIPGAPRDPGPVDPAQLHRVLEQIRHADASAAEPWLDRPGQHWGGHRRRHVLLEQVLPRLLPRNRDRALHAIQDLVALENVTPRLVHGDLMGSNMLWQGDHLVGVIDWDHACLSDPAYDVASLGLWFGWPSVRAATDEECFERARLHARIFPLQAVAYALHHELDTAQVRQAVEKADAWYETRAVAVA